The DNA region GGCCTTCCCATTCGCCTCGTACTCCACTACAACTCTAGGCCGGCCGCCTTCCCACTGTACCCACACATCTTTAACCACGGCTTTTATCCCCCTTTCCGGATCTTCTGCAACCATCCCTCTCGGGTCGAAGGTCTCGGCCTCCCTCGCCGGCCTCAGATACTCCTCAAGGAGATCGTAGAAGCCCCTTGCCCTTGCTATCTCCTCCAGCTTGTCGACCGCCTCGGCGGTCCAGCCGACGCCTTGCCGCCTAAGCTCTTCAAGCTTCCAGAGGCCAGCCCGCACCTTCAGGCGGATGATGCCCGGCTTTTTGTCGCCCTTCTCTCCCTCCTCTGGTCTCCTGGTGGTGAAGTGTATCCCCTCCTCGAAGCCTGCCTCTTTAAGCGCCTTCACAGCGGCTTCGAAGGCCTCTACCGACCTCGGCGTGTAGCGGATCACCAGTCGCTCTGATTTGCCGTCTTTCGCCGCTGTCACGTTCATTTTCACGCCGGCTATCTTAACTACATTAGGCCCAGCGGCCAACTCCTCCAGCAACTCGTCTTTCTTCACGCCGCTTATTATCTCGTTTTTGTGTAGCGCCTCGACGAGGGCCTTAACAGCCTCTATCCACTCCACACGGCAAATTGCCGTAATGGAGTCTGTGTACAGCACCACGTGCCACTCCTTGCCGTACTGCCTAGCCTCGGCCACTGCGCCTAATGTGTTTAGGATTGAGGCCAACCTCTCAGCACTCTCCTAGGCGCCGCCTCTTTGGGCCCTCTTCACCTCTGCCAGTATCTGGGCGTAGCGCGTGGCGTTGTACTCGCCTATAGACACTGCCTTAGAATCCACGTCGAGTCTTAGGTTCAGCAACTGGCCGTAGACAGTGACGTTGAGATATACCTGTCCTGACGTGGTTAGGGGGACTCCCGACACTTCGCAGAGGTTGGACATGTAGAGGCCCGTCCCATTTCCAGGTAAGTCGCCTAGAACTACCTTGAGGATATCCTCGGTTAAGACGCCTCGTTCCTCTACCGCGATGCCGCTGTGGCCCATGTATGTACACTGCCCCTTTACCTGTCTTGAGGTGACAATGCCTCGTAGAAAGCCTAACGCGGTGTAGTTTATGGGGAGTACCTCCGCCTGGCACTGGCCGGCGGAGCAACTCATCGCATACATTCTGAGCCCCTCAGTGGCGGCTTTGTACACCACCTCTGTCCGTTGCGGTGGGATATTTATGAGGAACTTCCCAAAGCTGTAGTTGCCGCTATTGCTCACACCTTCCACTGTCCAGCCAGTCACCCGCAATGCGAGGTCGCCCACGTAGACCGTCAAGGTTTGAGTGTAGTTAATTTCGTAGCTCCCACGGGCGAGGGGCGAGCTCTGATTAGTTGTCGTAGTAGTGGTCGTTTGTGTGGCGGATGTGGTAGGCGCTGTGACTGTAGTCCCCGTCACAGGAGTGCTCGTGGCTGTTGCAGTTGGCGAGGACGTCGTGGCGGGAGGCGCCGCTGTGGGCGAGGTGGTCTGGGTGTTTTGACCCGCCGCTGTGGAGGAGATGTAGAGGAAGTACACAGCGGCGCCGGCTATGAGAGCAAGCAGAAGAGCCAGCGCAATTTTGCTCATGGGATCTGGGGTCTGGGGCTATAAAAAAGTTTCAGAGCCTGTAAGCCGCCTCGTATTTTCCGGTGCGCGACGCGGCGAAGGTGATAAGCCTAGCGGCGGCTCCGAGACTGGCCAGGGCGCCGCCAAGCGCCCCAAGCGCCGGGGCGAGGTAGAGGTACGCGCCCACCAGCGCCCCTACAGCCGACGAGGATAGAATCGCCGTTGCGGCGAGGCCGAGCCCTTCTGCCCTGCCGCGTCGGGATATGGGATAATCCAAAACCAGGACAGAACCCTCGGCGGCGTCTACCAGCGCCCCGTACGGCCTATCACGGTAGCGGTATCTTAACTGCCAGAATGGGTAGTAGACAATGCCTTCGAAGCTCCACTCTATGCTAACCCTGACCTTGAACACAGAAGCGTAGTCCCGGGCCTCCTCCACCACGTCTTTCAGCGAGCTGAAGGTCTCCTCCGGCGAGAGGTCAGGCGAGTGGAAGACGCCGATTTTCTCCAGGGAGGGCTTGAAGGGCGTCCTCCACCTGGCGGGGAAGACGTATCTCTTCGGGAGTTTGAACGGAGGCGTGGACACGGCGAGGGCGGTGGCGTAGGTCTCCAGCTCGTCGAGGGGGGAGAATGTGATGTGGTAGAGGTACAGGGGGAGGAAGTGGAGCTCGGCGGCCTCGGGGCTGGCTGATGGGAGGTCGTCTGGGGCGCCGAAGGGCCTGAAGTTGAGGGCTTTGCGAAAGGCCTCTGTCTTGTCCACAGTGGGCTTGAAGACGTAGACGTTTTCGTAGGTCTTTCCCTCAGACAACACTGTGCCGCAGTAGGGGCAGACGTAGAATTTACGCCCAGGCGGCGCCTCGTATTTCGCCCCGCAGAACGGGCACTGGATTTTCATTTCTCAACTCTCCTAGGTCTCAGCATGGGGCTGGACGCCAGATAGGTCAAGACGCCGGCGCCTATTACAAACGCGGACGCGACCACTGGATCTATAAGCAACGTGGCGCCGATCCCTCCGAGGACGCCGCCTAGTAGCGAGGTGCCTGCCAAATAAAGGGCCTTGTGCTCGGCGAAGGTGGGCTCCTCGGCGACTATCACTGCCCCGTCCCAGCCGGCGACGTAGTAGCTGTAGTAAGACCCTTTGAAGAGATAAGGCACTACCCACATGGGGAGGTAGGTGAGGGGGGAGGCCTTCAGCCTCTCCACTGTGTAGTCCACTGCCTTGTCTTGTACGAAGGTGGAGGCGACTAGCACCCCCACGGCGAGTTTGGCCTTCTCCGACGCGTCCTCGTCTACAAGCTCCAGCAACCTCGGCATCACCGCCCTCACCGCCTTGGCCTTCGCCCTCTCGGGCGTCATCTCGCCGGCGAGGAAAGACGATGAGACGGAGGCGGAGGAGACAACCTCCGACAAGGTCTTAGGCTCAGGCGCTGTTTTGAAAAAGTGCTCTGTTAGTTTATCCACTGAGATGCCCCAAGCCGCCCTCCTCGCCAGCACCGCGACGACGTCTTGAAGCCTCACGGAGCCGGAGACCCGTACTGTCTTGCTCACAGTACGCATCTCAGTCCTCCCCGCTACGCGCACAGTCTTTGTGTAGGTCACAGTGACCACCGCGTCGTAGACGGCGCGGATTGCGACGTCTACGAAGTAGAAGGGGACGTAGAGCAGTTCGGGGCTTGAGAAGTTTATGTCAGACATCCTCCTCCCGAGGTTGAAATCCCTCTTCGTCCGCTCCACTGCCCGGCGAAGTATTTCGCTTGACGTGAGGGTGGGCACTGCCAGTATTTTAGACGGGTTGCCTGTGAGGAAATTCGGGGTGCCGCAGTATTTGCAGACCACAACCACAGACTCAGGAGTGACGTCGAGCGGCGCGCCGCAGTAGGAGCACCTCACGCACGTGTAGGAGGCGGTGTTAATAAATATAAACACGTGGAGGGGCTGAGCGGTGGAGACATTTAAGTGGATAAGGGAGAAAATCGCAGATTATGACCTCGCCAACAGTGGGGTGGCGAAGCTCAACGCCTTCGCCCGTGGCGATGCGCCGCCTCTCGAAGATGTGCTTTCTGATCTTTACGGCGTTTCAAAACAAGAGCTCGTCCTCACCGCTGGGGCCCAAGAGGGGGTGTTCCTGGCATTTCTAGCGATCAAGCCAAGCTACGTAGTAACCGTGGTGCCGGAGTACGAGCCGATTACAAAACTCCCCCAGACCCTCGGCGTGAGGCAAGTGCAAGTTGGGAATGTCTGGGACGCCCCACTAGAGCCAGGCGGCCTCATCCTCCTCTCAAACCCAAATAACCCCACAGGCCGCTTTCTCGACAAGAGGGAGCTTGCGGAGCTTGCGGACGAGGCGTGGAGGAGGGGGGCCTATCTCGTCGTCGACATTATATTCTCAGACTTCGTAACAGACGACGTTAAGGAGCTCCCACTGGAGGGCGTCGTGTACGCCCACAGCACGGACAAATTCTTCACCTCGGACATACGGGTGGGGTGGGCCTTCGGCGATAGAAGGATCGTGGAGAAAATCCGCTATCTCAAAGACTTGGCAAACCCCGGTCCCCGGGAGTTCGAGAAGAGGGCCGCGGCGTGGCTCGTATCTAGGAGGGGCGAGGTGAAGAGGAGAAATCTTTCCATAATTAGGCCCAACGCGGAGGCTCTCCTCGCGGCCTTCCCAAACGCAGTATATAGGCCTGACATGCCCATCGCGTTGGTGCCGACGAAGTGCCACGACGTGGAGCTAGCAGAGAGGCTACTGGCTAAGGGGGTGAAGACAGTGCCAGGCCGCTTCTTCCAAGCCCCCTATTCGATTCGGGTCGGCCTCGGCGTGGAGGAGCCGGAGAGGTTTAGAGAGGCCTTGAGGATTTTAGTAGAAAGCTGGTGCTGACTGCGGAACGAAGCTTGCAG from Pyrobaculum arsenaticum DSM 13514 includes:
- a CDS encoding PaRep2b protein, with the translated sequence MRAGLWKLEELRRQGVGWTAEAVDKLEEIARARGFYDLLEEYLRPAREAETFDPRGMVAEDPERGIKAVVKDVWVQWEGGRPRVVVEYEANGKAKKYSFIWGVVTGGRVSVKVRLDEERDAVLAALTGDGSLRGKEHVTLTAKHLLAMAKIKGVGWQLLRWYAEVRGE
- a CDS encoding TFIIB-type zinc ribbon-containing protein, with the translated sequence MKIQCPFCGAKYEAPPGRKFYVCPYCGTVLSEGKTYENVYVFKPTVDKTEAFRKALNFRPFGAPDDLPSASPEAAELHFLPLYLYHITFSPLDELETYATALAVSTPPFKLPKRYVFPARWRTPFKPSLEKIGVFHSPDLSPEETFSSLKDVVEEARDYASVFKVRVSIEWSFEGIVYYPFWQLRYRYRDRPYGALVDAAEGSVLVLDYPISRRGRAEGLGLAATAILSSSAVGALVGAYLYLAPALGALGGALASLGAAARLITFAASRTGKYEAAYRL
- a CDS encoding zinc ribbon domain-containing protein — translated: MRCSYCGAPLDVTPESVVVVCKYCGTPNFLTGNPSKILAVPTLTSSEILRRAVERTKRDFNLGRRMSDINFSSPELLYVPFYFVDVAIRAVYDAVVTVTYTKTVRVAGRTEMRTVSKTVRVSGSVRLQDVVAVLARRAAWGISVDKLTEHFFKTAPEPKTLSEVVSSASVSSSFLAGEMTPERAKAKAVRAVMPRLLELVDEDASEKAKLAVGVLVASTFVQDKAVDYTVERLKASPLTYLPMWVVPYLFKGSYYSYYVAGWDGAVIVAEEPTFAEHKALYLAGTSLLGGVLGGIGATLLIDPVVASAFVIGAGVLTYLASSPMLRPRRVEK
- a CDS encoding pyridoxal phosphate-dependent aminotransferase, encoding METFKWIREKIADYDLANSGVAKLNAFARGDAPPLEDVLSDLYGVSKQELVLTAGAQEGVFLAFLAIKPSYVVTVVPEYEPITKLPQTLGVRQVQVGNVWDAPLEPGGLILLSNPNNPTGRFLDKRELAELADEAWRRGAYLVVDIIFSDFVTDDVKELPLEGVVYAHSTDKFFTSDIRVGWAFGDRRIVEKIRYLKDLANPGPREFEKRAAAWLVSRRGEVKRRNLSIIRPNAEALLAAFPNAVYRPDMPIALVPTKCHDVELAERLLAKGVKTVPGRFFQAPYSIRVGLGVEEPERFREALRILVESWC